The nucleotide sequence CCCGGCTTGTGTGGGAGCGGTTTCGCCGGCACCGGATGGCGCTCGCCGGCCTCGCGATCATCGCCGGGTTCGCGCTGGCGTCCGCCGCTCCGCGGCTTGTCTCGCCGTACGATCCGCAGCAGTCGGATCTGGACCACCGCCTGGCCGCGCCGACCCGGCCCCACCTCATGGGGACGGACGACCTCGGCCGGGACCTGCTGACCCGCATTCTCTACGGCGGGCGCGTCTCGCTGACGATCGGCGTCGCGGCCATGGCGCTCGCGGTGACCCTCGGCACGGCCGTCGGGGCCGTCGCCGGCTACTACGGCGGGTGGGCCGACAACGCGCTCATGCGGCTGACGGATCTCGTCCTGTCGTTTCCGCAACTGTTCGTCCTGATCGTGCTGGCCCTGGTGTTGCGAAACGTCTCCCTGCCCATCCTGCGGGGCGGCGCCGGCGGCGTGCTGCCGATCGTGCTCGTGATCGCCGTGACGTCATGGATGCCGGTCGCCCGCCTGGTGCGGGCCACGTTTCTGTCGCTCCGCGAGGCCACGTTCGTGGAGGCGGCGCGCGGCCTGGGCGTGCGGAGCGGCCGGATCATCACCCGGCACATCCTGCCCAACAGTCTCGGGCCGATCATCGTCGCGGCGACGCTGCGGGTGGCGAGCTCCATCATCACGGAGTCGGGATTGAGTTTTCTCGGGTTCGGCGTGCAGCCGCCGACCCCGACCTGGGGCAACATGCTGAACGCCGCGCAGGATCAGATGACGAGCGCGCCGTGGACGGCCGTCTACCCCGGGTTGATGATCTTTTTGACCGTCATCGCGATCAACTATGTGGGGGACGGCCTGCGGGACGCGCTCGATCCGTACCACGTCCGCTGATCCGGCCCCCTCAGCGCGGGCGCGCCGGTGCGCCCTCTCGCAGGCACGACTCGAGGGCATCCACGGCCCGGCGCATCGTCTCGGGGTGCGCCTGCGTCCCGAGGTGGCCGATCCGGATCAC is from bacterium and encodes:
- a CDS encoding ABC transporter permease, producing RLVWERFRRHRMALAGLAIIAGFALASAAPRLVSPYDPQQSDLDHRLAAPTRPHLMGTDDLGRDLLTRILYGGRVSLTIGVAAMALAVTLGTAVGAVAGYYGGWADNALMRLTDLVLSFPQLFVLIVLALVLRNVSLPILRGGAGGVLPIVLVIAVTSWMPVARLVRATFLSLREATFVEAARGLGVRSGRIITRHILPNSLGPIIVAATLRVASSIITESGLSFLGFGVQPPTPTWGNMLNAAQDQMTSAPWTAVYPGLMIFLTVIAINYVGDGLRDALDPYHVR